ACAAGTCAAATAAGTTATTTTGTTTTAATTTTAATCACTACAATTAAAAAATATAATTAATCAGAGATGGGTTATATAAACATAATAACCTATCTTAGTTTTCATACAGTTATATTTATATAAATTAATTTAATTATCTGTAATAATTAAAACAAATAAATATTTTAATAAAATATGTAAATTATGTGTAAAATTATAATGTTTTAAATAAAAATATTTGAACAGGCGATTCCCATGCTTTGAAATGCATGTCAAAATCTAAATTGATTAAGGTTCAAGATTAAAAAACCCTTAATTTTTTTTAATTATATAACGTTAACTTACATCTCATTTCACAGAGGCTTCATTGATGTTTATTAATGAGATATCTCATATGTTGTTAATTTAACATATAGATGCAAATTGAAACTTTATTTATGTTTATTATAGTTTGTAATAGCATAACTAATCAGATATTTTTTTTAAAAAAGTTATATCAAAAACAAAAGCTTTAAATATATATGTTGACGATGTTTTATTGATAAGTAATAGTGTGGATATCTAAATATATGTATAAAAAATACTGAAAAGAGTACAAGAAATTATGAAAGTTGAAGAAGAAGGTTATAAAATTCACATATAAACTAAATTTTAAATAGTAAAGGTGTCGTATTAATTATAAACAACAAATAATGGATCTGAAATTGATTATCTTACTCCTATTGGTGTAACTTTTGTTTGTGGCATGGCCCTTGTGGTTCTTCTGTCATGCTTGTTATACTTATACACAATAACATAGTATTTTCTCCACTCTCAATTTTAGAATCTTCGGATCCGTGGATGCACTGTAGCCTAATAGTTAAAGGTTAAAATCTTATACATTCATGTTTGAGATTTAATTTCCAGACTATGCAATTGTAGTAGATTATATGATGTGAAGTTTATTGAAGGTTCCGGAGTACTGTTGGCAAAACCGTTCGTCTGATGCAGAGAAAGCATGTCCATCGAATATGTCATACATGTAGAAGCGTTTGTCGATCCAAGTGTTTCAAAAAGAGCTTCATCGTGGAATCCTTATCCGTGGAGCATCAATATCGCATATGTTGTAGATAGTTGGTTATAATATCTAATAAAGTTAGAGATTATACAATGATGTAATGTGTTATCCAGTGTTAAAAAAAAATTGCTGAGATCAAAATTCTAAACTCAAAAATCTTATTTGCATAATATATATATAAGATAATAAAAAGTAAAGATATAAAATATTTCAATGATGCTCATACCGATATTTTTTTTTAAGTCATCATCAGTTAACCTCGCTGGTTGTTTTGTTTTCTTTTCACAAGAATACTTGTACATGTGTATCAAAAAAAAGAAGCGTATTCACAATGATCACTTGGATGGCAGTTCACATCCGTACTTTCCATGCTTTGGTTCTGTGTACGAATGAAGTGCCTTAAGTTAATTAATAAAAGAGTTTTATTGAATGGAGTGGAAAAACTTAAATATAGTTTTTTTTTTTTGAACATTTTGTAACTTATATATAGTTAATAACTATATCGTATATAGTTGGTCCCTTCGTGGACACCCAATAAAATATAACATCTGACGCAAGGGTTATATCTATGATCATATATATAGGATCTCCTAGTAATCAAATCATAACACACAACAATTGTATACACCAAGTATAATTATATAGAGAAAGTGGGACGTTAAGAATGGGGAAAGGAAGAGCACCATGCTGTGACAAGAGCAAAGTGAAGAGAGGGCCATGGAGCCCAAAAGAAGATCTTACTCTCATCACTTTTATTCAGAAACATGGCCATCACAATTGGAGATCTCTTCCCAAGCTTGCTGGTCAGTATAGTCTCTCTATATATTCGTACATGTTTCAGTGATAATATATAGTAAAAGGTCGGAGTTATAATTAATTAAATGAATGATAGGATTGATGAGGTGTGGGAAGAGTTGTCGACTGAGATGGATAAACTATCTGAGACCGGACGTGAAGCGAGGGAACTTCAGCAAAGAGGAGGAAGATGCCATCATCCACTTCCATCAAACCCTTGGAAACAAGTTTGTCTACACAAATCTATAGCTAGCTACCATATATCTTTCGTGCTTTGCGATAGAGATTAATTAATTTGACATATATATTTGATCAGGTGGTCAAAGATCGCGTCCTTCTTACCTGGAAGAACCGACAACGAGATAAAAAACGTGTGGAACACTCATCTCAAGAAACGACTCTTTCCCAACTCATCTTCTTATTCATCCATCTCTTGCCCTAATGATCGACCCACAGAAGCAGATCAAAAGAAGAACTATGCCATCGTCCAAGAAGAACGAAATTCTAGGGATAATGAGAGCCAAGACCCACCTTCGTCGTCTCATCTCCACGGCAAACATATGCACACAAAGCCAGAGCTTGATGAGGTTAATGAACTCCACGAGATCCAACTCCTTCTCGACCATGACGACTTTGATGATATAACCTCAGCGTTTCTTCAAACAACCGAAACGTTATTTCCAGTGCAACCACTAGACTCGCTTCTTCAGACTCCCACCTTAACCGGGTTTCACAATACAGGCGGAGCGACTCAAGAGGCAACCGAACCACAATCATTTGATCATTCTCAACCGGAAATTCCATGCGGATTTGAAGAAACAAACGGAGAATTTGACTTGTGGTCGCAGCCTAGTCCTAATAGTGAGGAGTTCGACGAGTGGCTCAGCTTTATGGACAACCAAACTTACTTTGATGACTTTACTTTGTTCGGAGAAGTATGCCTATGAATATATGCACGACCATAATGCATGATGAGCGTTGTCTTAACTTTTGCATATTGCAAATATCACCTGTATTTATAAACCTATATGCATCATATCTTCAACTATGACATTATACGTTGATGACTTCACTTTGCTAAATTCATCAAAATAACTAAACGTTTCGGTGTAAACCAAACCCTACAGAAGGTGAGGAGAGTTGTGAAGCTTCGAGTTATATACATATATGACTCAAATTGACTTCTAATCTTTAATTGATTTTACGTATAACTTTAAAAATATTAAGAGTAATTGTTTTGTCCGCACATGCGAATATAATCTTCTGAGTTATTTTTGGGTTAACCAACCAATAGAATTTCATTATTTCAAATTTGATATCTTTTAAAATAAGAAACAAAATATTGTCAAATTATATTACTTTAAAAAAAAAAAAAAAAAAGTAAAACAAAATAGTATTTAGCAAACACTAAACCCTAAATCCTAATCACTAAACCCTAAATCATAATCCCTAAACCCTAAACCCTTGGATAAATCCTAAACCCTTGGGTAAACCTTAAACCCTTGAATAAATCCTAAACTCTAAATAAAAAAACACTAAAACTCTAAACCGTAAAATCCTAAACCCTAAACCCTTTTGTGTTTTAGCGTTTAGTGATATTGATTTTGAGTTTAGGATTTATCCAAGGGTTTAGGGTTTACCTAAGGGTTTAGGGTTTAGTATTTAGGGTTTAGGATTATGATTTAGGGTTTATTGTTTTGCCGACGACGTTAAACATATATTTTTTGTAATTAGTATTATTATTTTATTTCTTTTTACCTTTTAATTTAAAAAACATAATATAATTTGACAATATTGTGTTTCCTTTTTTAAAATATATCGAATATGAAATAACATAATCCTATTGGTTGGTGAACCCAAGAATAAGTCTAATCTTCTTATGAATATTTATTGGTTCAAATCAAACCAGCACAATAAGTTATTATATATGTCTTCAGAAAAATTAAATCAAACATCAAATTATTTATATTTGTTAAAGTTTTTCATTTAAAACACTCAAAGATTAAATATATTTTGGAAAATATCTCTATGCAATTGTTTTTACTTGATTAATATTTGATTATAAATTAATGTTGTATATCTTAATTAAAAAAATTATAATAGAAAAATATTATTTCAAGATAACAACACAACATATAAGAAATATCTTATTTTTTTAAATATGATATTATTAATATAAAAACCATTTTAATTATATAATAAAAAAAAAAAATATATATATATATATATATATATATATATATACATTAAGAAAACAACACAATATATAAGAATTGTCTTATTTTTATTAAAAAAATATATGATATTATTAATATAAATTCGTTTTTAATTATGAAATAAAAATATATAAATTTGTAATAAGGGTAACTATGACATTAACCAGTTTATCTTTTAATGTGAGAATTATCTTGCAAAAAATTACTTCGCAAATACTAGTATAGATTTGGGCGCAAGTGTTTTCACTTTATATGGATCAAAATTATATTTGTACGGCAAAATATTAAATAGTGCCTGAGACTCTGTGGTAGAATGGGAAGGGACGGGTTTGGGACATTCACATGTTTTAGGTTTGATCCGTCTGTTTTGCGAAACTAAGTAACATTGCTCCACGACACCATATGAATATGAAATTTTGCTTTCGGTCATTATCTATCCATAAAATGCACATTCCAT
The DNA window shown above is from Brassica oleracea var. oleracea cultivar TO1000 chromosome C3, BOL, whole genome shotgun sequence and carries:
- the LOC106331270 gene encoding myb-related protein 308; translated protein: MGKGRAPCCDKSKVKRGPWSPKEDLTLITFIQKHGHHNWRSLPKLAGLMRCGKSCRLRWINYLRPDVKRGNFSKEEEDAIIHFHQTLGNKWSKIASFLPGRTDNEIKNVWNTHLKKRLFPNSSSYSSISCPNDRPTEADQKKNYAIVQEERNSRDNESQDPPSSSHLHGKHMHTKPELDEVNELHEIQLLLDHDDFDDITSAFLQTTETLFPVQPLDSLLQTPTLTGFHNTGGATQEATEPQSFDHSQPEIPCGFEETNGEFDLWSQPSPNSEEFDEWLSFMDNQTYFDDFTLFGEVCL